Sequence from the candidate division WOR-3 bacterium genome:
TACGAAGGTCCCCGCGCAGGCCTGCGCGTATGGACCGAGGGGTTGCCGCCTGCTGGTGAATGTCGGCAGCAGCCTGCCCCTTCGCTCGTGCAGGCAGCCCTTCACCGACCAGGGCGCCGCCTTGTCCGCGGAATGGCTCGCTTTTCGTGATACGAATCTCAGGTTGACTCGGCCCAGTGTGAGGTGTAGTTCGGTTCCTGGCGGCTGCGGCATGAATGAGACAATCAGTGGCCGAGGGTCATCGCTGACGCGAAGGAGATGCTCCTGGTGATGCAGGAGGATGCCCGCCAGGTTGCGCATGACCATGTCGGCTGCTTCCGCCATCTCTATCCCCCGGCAGTTTCCCCTCTTTATCCGACCCAGGTAGAAGTCCCTCATTTCCCGGGGAATCGGGCCTCGCCATCCCAGGCGTTCGAGGGCCCGGTAAGTTCCATATCGCTCGAACCGTTCCAGCCCGTTCCTCTCCGAGTCGTACCAGTACGCGCGAAGAGCGGAGAGATTCTGCGCCATTCGCAAGCGCCAGGCTTCGAGTTCCCGCTCGCCACTGGCGAGTGACGTCGCGCGGGTCACCGAGATCAACTCCTGCAGGCCCAGGACCTCAACGGCTGCACATAGCCGCGAGATGTAGCGTTCCATGTCCTCTTCCAGCTGGATGCTCCAGCCGTGGACAAACGCATGTTCGAGGTCTTCGACATGGACGTGGAAGTGGATTCCGGGGTCGTAGACTCGCCTCACGGCAGAGTGTATGTCGAAGAGCGTACGCAAAGCCACGAGTTCAGCTACGTCGATTGAGCTGTCCGGGCCATGCACCCAGTGCTTCTTTGGTGCCCAAAGCATGAGTCCCGACAGGCGCCTGCCTGCCCGGATGCGAGTGACGACCCGACTTTCTATCTCAGCCCGAGTCTGGACAGCGCTTCCCGGCACTTCCCTCGCATAGGGAGAAGTTAACAGTATGTCTGCTACCATCGCCGCGATCTCGACGGCGGTACCCGAGCCTGCACGCCTGCCCGCTGCCGCGGACGTTCCAGTCGTCTGGGCAATGGGTGCGTAGTCGAAGAACGATCGCTCGGCGAGCTCGACAATCCCACCCGGGTTTGGCGACGATCCCTGGTCACAACGGTACCTGACGCTGAAACTGGTCACCGAGATGCTCCCTCAGTTCCCGAGCGGAACGGGCTCGCGTGAAACCCGGTGTGTCTCCTTCTCCCTGACGGAAAGATCCGGGCCTGCACTTGCGTCCCGGGTGCACGAGTGCCCAATGGACGCGGGGCGAGAGCGAAAGGGAGACCGGGCGGAGTCACGAGATCGCAGCGTCGATCATGTCGAGGACTTCTCCGTCAACCGTCGCATCGAACTTCCGGGCGAACAGATCGCTTCTACTCATGAAACGGTTGAAGTCGTTCTTCCCCAGGAGGGCAGGATGAGCCAGATGCTGCGAGAAATCGGTATACAGCAGGTCGTCATTCACGATACGGTCACTGAGAGTGGAATTCAGCAGGATCGTCTGGAAGAACATCTCGCTTGGACACAAGGTGCGGCCGAAGAACCTCACGAAGGATCTGTTCCGTTGCGTGAACTCAAGCACGTACTCGGCACATTCCCTTGAAAGACACCAGAACGCGCTCCCGTAGAAGGGTTTGAAACCTGCGGGGAACCTCCGGCGAAACGCAACCCTCTTCGCCAATACGTTCCACACCCGGTTCACCGCCGGCGACTCGAATATGTCTGTCTTGGGAAAAGCGAAGTGCCACCTGCCCCAGGAAGAGTGCCAGTAGATATGACGTTCATCCCACTTTCCGGCCCAGGGGGCTTCCTTTGTGAAGTACTGAATGAAGGATCGACCTCCACTCTCCTGCAGGAACTGATGGATGTAGCGATTGGATTTGATCGGATAGGATTGTCCGGAGATCGCGATCAGGTAGTCACATCGGCTGTCACTGGCGAGAACCTCCTGAAGGCCGGTCAGCCTCGTTCTCACACTGACAAAATGACCCCAGCGCCACCGGTAGCGCTTCAAGAAGTGGACATTCGAGAGTGAGCCGAGCGGACCCGCTATCCTCTCATATGTCGCGTCATCCGTGTTCTTGTCGACATGAATGACGAACGACGTATCAGGAGCGCGGAGTCTTCGCACGAGCCGTACCACCTGGTCGGGTGAAGTGTAGGCCGTGACAATGTAGGCTATTCTCACGGACGTCAGCCGACTTGGTCTAGCGGAGGTCGTTTGGCTTCTGCCGACTTCGCTCTCGTCACGTGGGATTCAGATCAGTGTGCGCGCGGTCGTTGTGCAGGTGTACGAGGGAAGCCGGCCGGCGCAACGGCCCATACCTTGGGGACACGTCAGCTCGTCGGGTCAAGAGCGTCTGGTTTCTCGCGGCATGGTCGAAACAGTAGCGAATTGGGGATGTGGTGTCAAAACCAGTCGGGAGCAGGGCGCTACAGGCGAACCCACCACTGTCCGGCAGTTGGAGGCCGCCGACAGACGGGTGGAAGGAAGCGGCCTGAAAGCTGCTGACTGTGGTACCGCGCAACGTCAGTGAGGAAGAGGATCCTGACCGGCGGGTACCACTACCGGGAAATGGCACCGCCTTCGAGGAAGTCGTGCGGTATCGATGTCTACGCCACGGCCCGCAACTCCGGCATCAAGCTTGAGGTCGCAGCCCGCAGAGACGGGCCCTCGAAACACATCAACCTCATCCTCATAGGCTGAAGTCCGAATGACGAAGCCCGAAGTTCGATTGAAGCCCGAAGTATGGAGAATGGCCAATCCATACTTCGGATCTTACCCTCGTTGATTCGTCCTTCGTGTTTCGGACTTCGAGTCTTGCCAGCGAGCTTCTGGTTTGCGCACGACGTGCTTTCGAGTAGAATCACGCCTCATGTTCAAAGCGGTTCTGTTCGACCTCGACGACACGCTGATGCCTGACGAGTCGGCGGCAAATGAAGCGCTCGTCGCAACCGCGGGGTTGGCCAAGCAGTGGCACAACGTGCCACCCGGTGACCTCAAGGATTCGGTGCGCCGCGTCGCTCGCCGCCTGTTCCGCGCCCACCCGGTCGTGGAGCCGTATGGCGGCAGTTTCGACGTCAGCTCATGGGAAGCGCTCTGTTCGACTTTCGACGGCGACGACGACGAGATGCGCCAACTGCGCCAGTGGGCGCCGGAGTATCACCGCCAGGTTTGGAGCGAAGCCCTGGCGGAGAATGGCATTGCCGACCCGCTGCTCGCCGACCAGCTTTCGGTCCTCTACCCATGTGAACGTCGTGCCCGATACGTACCTTATCCCGATGTGAAACCTTGCCTCGAGCGCCTCGGGACTGACTACCGACTTGGACTGGTCACCAACGGACCGTGCGACCTGCAGTGCGCGAAGCTCGATGCCTCCGGGTTCAGGAGCTACTTCGGCGCGGTCGTGATATCGCGCGAGGTCGGAGTGAAGAAGCCGGACCCGCGCGTCTTCGCCATCGCACTCGACCAACTGGGGGTCGGCGCGCAGGAGTCGGTGTTTGTGGGTGACAGTCCCAAGAACGACATTGTCGGTGCGCACGCCGCCGGCATGAGGGCCATCTGGCTTAACCGCGACAAGCTGCCTCCGCCTGACATCGCCAAGCCTGACGCGGCAATCACCGGTCTGGACGAGCTTTCGGCCGCGCTGGCTCTTCTCAGCGTCTCCGCCTGACCCCGTCCGAACTCCTCTTGGTGCCTTGGTGTCTGCGTGGTGAATCCCGATCCGGCAAGCCGGGCTTGCTCCGCACATGTGGCCCACTAAGATATGGCCGCATTGCCCCCCCACACCCATCCCCCTGCCAGTCCTCAGCCGAAGAGAGTTGTTCTCGAACTTGAAGACGGCTCAAAGTTCGCAGGCACCGGTTTCGGCTTCCACGGCCCCGCATCGGGCGAGGTGGTGTTCAACACCTCGATGGTCGGGTACGTCGAGAGCCTGACCGACCCT
This genomic interval carries:
- a CDS encoding HAD family hydrolase, coding for MFKAVLFDLDDTLMPDESAANEALVATAGLAKQWHNVPPGDLKDSVRRVARRLFRAHPVVEPYGGSFDVSSWEALCSTFDGDDDEMRQLRQWAPEYHRQVWSEALAENGIADPLLADQLSVLYPCERRARYVPYPDVKPCLERLGTDYRLGLVTNGPCDLQCAKLDASGFRSYFGAVVISREVGVKKPDPRVFAIALDQLGVGAQESVFVGDSPKNDIVGAHAAGMRAIWLNRDKLPPPDIAKPDAAITGLDELSAALALLSVSA
- a CDS encoding beta-1,6-N-acetylglucosaminyltransferase, with amino-acid sequence MPRDESEVGRSQTTSARPSRLTSVRIAYIVTAYTSPDQVVRLVRRLRAPDTSFVIHVDKNTDDATYERIAGPLGSLSNVHFLKRYRWRWGHFVSVRTRLTGLQEVLASDSRCDYLIAISGQSYPIKSNRYIHQFLQESGGRSFIQYFTKEAPWAGKWDERHIYWHSSWGRWHFAFPKTDIFESPAVNRVWNVLAKRVAFRRRFPAGFKPFYGSAFWCLSRECAEYVLEFTQRNRSFVRFFGRTLCPSEMFFQTILLNSTLSDRIVNDDLLYTDFSQHLAHPALLGKNDFNRFMSRSDLFARKFDATVDGEVLDMIDAAIS